In the genome of Acidobacteriota bacterium, the window CAGGGCAAGGTTCGGGGTAGGTTCTAAAGGGTTGCCCTACGAAGAAAATGTCACCTTATTTATGCTGTTCACTATAACTAAATTTTCAAATTTCGATTCGCATCATATCAAAAGAGAGAAGAATTTCATTTTTATACATTACGCTCGCTTCTTTTAATAATATGGATTCCTTATTTTCACACAATGAATCGAAATGGGTTAGAATTAATTTTTTTGCTCTGGTTAAAGATGCGATCTCTCCTGCCTGAAATGATGTAGTATGCCCTCCTTTGTTAACCTCTTCCTCATACTGATGGGGAAAAGTGCTTTCGTGTATTAATAAATCGCAATCAAGAGCATTTTTAATAATATTTAAGCAGGGTTTTGTATCTCCTGAATATACCATGGATTTTCCGTTTTTCTCGACTATTTTGAATCCTATTGCTTCGATTCCATGTTCTACTGAAAAACTGAAAATTTCATAATGATCAGAGTCGATTATTTTTATTTTCTCAACAAGTCTAACAGGTGATATGTTTATTTTGAATCCATTTTTAGCTTTTTCAAAAAATAGATTTAAAAATGCATGGAGGAAACTGTCAGATTTCTCAGGACAGAAAATGTTAAGTTCCCTTTTTCTCTTTTTAAGTAACATTTGATGGACAAGGGAGGGAAGCCCATAGATATGGTCAGGGTGAACATGAGTTATTAGAATGTTATTAATATTCATAAAATCAATCCCAACCTGGGAAATTTTCTTAACAGGGCTTCCACTACAATCAATCAGAAAAACTTCATTGAACACTTTAACCAACAGGGAGGTGTTATCTCTTTTAGATGTTGATTGTCCTGATGCAGTTCCTAAAAAATATATTTCCACATTAAATATTTTATCAATAAATTAATTTTTACAGAATTATTTTTAATAAAGATTGGGTAATTAGAAGATTAATCTATTTTTTCCCTCGAAATCAAAAAATTTTTCCTATTAGTGAATTAAAAAAGTTCCAAATGAAAAAATTTTTTTAGATCTTCGTAAGAGATTTTCCCATCTATGTATTTATCGACATTTTCTTTTTTCACTTTAAGGATGAACTTTACTTCTCTTTCAGAAATTGGATAATATTCTTTACCAAAAAATACAGTAAATAAGATCCAGTCAGTTTTCTGGATGTTTTTTAAGATACCCCCATACTCTGCGGTGGTTTTAATAAGAGCTTCTTTTAAGTTTTCAATGGCTTTTTTCTCCAATTCTTTCTTTTCTTTTTCTCTC includes:
- a CDS encoding MBL fold metallo-hydrolase produces the protein MEIYFLGTASGQSTSKRDNTSLLVKVFNEVFLIDCSGSPVKKISQVGIDFMNINNILITHVHPDHIYGLPSLVHQMLLKKRKRELNIFCPEKSDSFLHAFLNLFFEKAKNGFKINISPVRLVEKIKIIDSDHYEIFSFSVEHGIEAIGFKIVEKNGKSMVYSGDTKPCLNIIKNALDCDLLIHESTFPHQYEEEVNKGGHTTSFQAGEIASLTRAKKLILTHFDSLCENKESILLKEASVMYKNEILLSFDMMRIEI